aaaaaaaaaacaaacaaacaaaacaaacatattgtCTTTGCTTATAATTTGGCAAAGAAGTCCTGGGAGGCTGTAAACTCAATCCACTTCCTGCCTGCCAGCTGTTGGTTGTGTGGTTGGCTGCCTTGTCTTCGTTCTCCATCTTTAGACGCAGTTTGTCCGAAACCTAGTCTCAAAAAAGATTGTATAATTATTGCTGTGATATGCATGGGTGCTAtgtttaagaacaaaatttatatttccaCAGCAGGAGCATTCATTCAGAGAAAGCTTGAGGGGAAAATATAATACAGCATTTTTCACTAGTGATCGAAACTCATCGAGTACAcgaaatatcttttttttatcgAAAGGGAAAATAGAAACAGTATTTGTGGCTTCTAAAATATGTATACAGTTCTGGTCGATAATGGCTAAAACATGTTTCTCAAGCTCACAAAAGAGCATTCTGCACGGCGAAGTCGGGCAAGAGGCTGATGATGGAAATCAACcgtggcagtcacgtgacctagcTGGCCGAATGGAAATGGATCGTTGTTCAATCGTGACGCATTTTTAAAAGGCACTTGACCTTAACATGGAGGACCAGTCTAGCATTTCCATGACCACATGCTTTGTGATTGCTGCTCAGTATGGAGCCACAGCACTGGCATGTTTCTTGGTGTTGTCTCTGGATGGCTGTTTagctgtttgtctgtctgtctggttggCTGGTTAATTGACTTTTACCACAAATCTAGTTGCTACAAGAGCATATGGGTTTTCAACAAATCACAGCAAAGTgctggcatttttttaaattttttgattCGCGAGTTGAAGACTGATTTTCGGACAGTGTAAGGGTTCACATTGTAAAGGAATCTGTTTAagagggcggtccggtggcgcctGTCTccagtacagtgaggattgggCTATACAAGGTTCAGATCTTGGCttgggcactctgttctttctctgcacctGGAATATGTTATACAGGACCGGTTGCTTtaccttagctgctggctcaaCTTAAACGGTTTGCACCGCTTCCCTGCACTTAAGAATGAACGGAACGACATTTTCTTCgtaggtgtttgtttgttttttttgttttttttttttttttgttttttgtttttttttactgctttttgGGGAGGGAAAACAGCTTCGATCTGATGACTTACACAAAAGgccaaaacataaacaaaccaGTAAATAAACCAATTCatcaaaatgaaatattacgcgggtgctggtggtggtggtgaagggaTGTTTTTCAGCATCTCCATGACATTAAAACAGGGACCGAAAAACAATTTTGACAGGAGCAGCCACAGATCCACCAGGGGCAATACATCAACTGCGATTTTTATTTACCTTAGTCCAGCAGATGGGTGTTTATGTCTGCCCAAGGAAGAACAGCATCGCAGCATTGATCTTTCACGCAGAGAGCAAACAGAGTGGCGCCACCATCAGACCAAGCATGGCAAGCTCGTACTCTTTGACCCCAGATGCTCATTCTGCACCTTGAAAACTGTAGCGTCTTCAAATGTCGATGACTGAACTCTATCccttttgtataatttttattagtttatttcagATCAAATATCCGAcgtcaataatttattaatacatatgaatgcaaaaaaaaaaaaaaaacaaaaaacaaagcaaaaaacaaacaacaacaaacaaacaaaatagtttaattaTGCAATGACAAATTGTAATATAAAgtgtcaatattttatttccgaAGGACACTCCAATGCACTTAAGTCCTTCACAGGCATAGTCAATGAACATCCAAGGTTCTGAAATATTGTGTATAAAAGAACTTTTGACGAAACAGCTTTTAATTATTTCGTTGTCAGAAAAGGAGTACCTTGACAATATTTTCCAATAATAGTTGAGAGTCCAGTTATTGGCAGACTGGACCAGGCAATATATCTGGAGGTCTTCTCGATGATTGGTTGGCGCCAGTGTGGAGGCTTGTCGTCAGTCTCCTCACGTCAGGGCTCACAGGCGGCGTGTGTGCTTTGAACTCCGCTGGTGAAGAATGGCAATATTTGTTGACAGAGCGACGGAGGCAATTACATCAACTCCACCGCAAAGCCAGAAGGTCTCGTGAGGTGTCGCAGGGTAGGGACTTGTTCCAGCGACAATAAAAATCAGGTAAGATTTTCAGTGTTTCTGTCTCACCTCAGTTTGGATTTACGTACGTACCTGGGGTTAAATTTTTTCCCCCATAGAGAAATACAGATTCTTTAATATCTTTcctttaatttgtttctcttgttagaagacttctttcttttttttttctttctttgagacgCAGGTCAATACCATCAAGTTGATATATTCCTGTTTCATATCGTTTCTGTACACATAAGTTGCAACTGTTTTGATTAATACTTTGTTGCCTggttgcagattttttttcctttcttcggATTTATGGGCCGTTTAAAGCTTTCTTGTGTTCTTTTGTAAGCATTCAATCTgctttacatgaaaaaaaactgcaccaGCTCATCTTGAAACCAGTCAAACATAAAGATGATTGATAGGAATTTTAATACAGATATAGAGCCATGCCCCCAAAACTCTGTAAAGATGTCAAGTAGCGGGCAAACTTGCTGGTGCCTGAACATCTTGCACTAAGTAATCTCAGTATTCATCCTGCACGTGTAAATCACAACATTTAGACTTTGTGAATAAAGGAATTCAATTTTTCTAATGTCAAAAGTTCTTAACGCAAATGTACCATTTGCTCAGTCAGGTCAGCGAGAGTAGACAgttctaaatattttgttatacttACTGACGATAAACGTAAGTAAAATTTAGATAATGTTATTAAGAAAGTGCAAAGCCGACTTCACTGTCTGAGAAAACTGAAATCTTTAAATGTGGGCTTAGAActtctgcaaaatattttaacattctgTTATATGCAGCACCACGACTTTCCGTCTTTTGAGCAACAATATGAATGTGTACCAAGCTGTAATATTAGTAAGAGAGAGACTATAAGTGCCggtgtaaatgttttgttttatgtaatgTTCTAATGTTACCTTTGGCAGACACAACAGTTTCATGAAAATGATTAAAGATGTTCTGTCTTTTGTATTTGCATTGTAAACAGTTTCATAGCAGTGACTCGACAttcgttttctgtatttcagCATCAGCTGACATCACAATGGGTGACAGAAACACATACCTACACCTGCTACTCTTCACACTACTTACAGGTAAGATTTAAtgaaacatcatcatcatcatcatcgtcgtcgtcgtcgtcgtcggcaTCATCATTCTCCTCCTTCCACTCCTAATGATGGCGTTTGAAGGGCTTCCCTTATTTCGGGTACGTGTCCGTTACACTGACTGGCACAAACAGTTGACAAAACCACAAGGTTGCGATGTAATCTTCTTATTTGTCTTTATCGCAGTAACTCTTCTTTCAGAGGCTTCGTGCGACCCTGGGAAGCATTTCGTGGTTACCTTTCCCCAAACATACGAGGGTGCCAACATCGACACCACTCTTTATTTCGCAACGGTCGGCAACGAAAGTGTCAGTGTATCCTTGGCAACGCTTCCATCAGCCCCTTATGTCATCAACAAAACCCTGATTCTGGCGCCTGATCAGAACCTCGCGTTCCCCGTGAACTCCTCGCAGGCCGTGCTTCCCACCGGAACTTACGTCACGGACATGAGTATTAGAATTGTCTCGACTGGAAACATCACAGTCGTGGTTAAAAACAAGCGGGGCTCGAACGGCGACACTTACTCACCCATGCCTGTCGAGAATCTGGGCACGGACCACTTCGTGCTGGCCTACAACAACACCCTCGGCGTCAGCGCCTCCTTTGTCACCGTCACAGCTGTCTACGACGACACTGAGGTGAACGTCACCTTCCCATCGCAACGCCCCATCAACGCCTCGGTGACGTTCGTGCTCAATGGCGTTATCTACACCTACAGTGACGTCATAAACATCCGACTCGGTGCGCTGCAAACCTTGCAGGTTCAGGTGAGCGAAGGGCAAATGAACGTGAGTCACGTGCTGGTCGTTGGGTAGGCCGAAAGCAGTCCAGTTTTCAACTGTCTCTCATTCTTCTTTATCAGAACCCGACACTTTCAGAAAATCTACGATTGTCTTTATGCaggatttaaagaaaacataaatttgACGAGCTTTAGATTAgtgttaaatttatttattacgtTGTATACGGGTCTTACCTCTTTATGTCAACCTTAAACTCCTTTTGCTACGTTTACTCCGAAAGCCTGTCGTTATCATGTTTACCTTAAAGAACTTTTTCATTGTTGGCCTTGTACATCTTTCTATGCAGGCTTTGCTAGACCTCACAGGTACCCGCGTCATCAGCTCCAAGCCAATAGCAGTTCTAAGCGGAGCCAACCGAACCCAGATCTTCAAAGGTACCTGCGCCTCTCACCTGATAGAGCAGACGCCCTCAGTCTCCACCTGGGGCATGACATTCATTCTCGTACCTGTCCCGAACCAACGCATGGGTGACCTTTATCGTTTTGTTGCCAAGGACCCCCAAACGACCATCACCCTGGGAACCGGAAAACAAATCAGGCTGCAACATCCGGGCGACTTCGGCGAGTACCTGTTGTTGGCGGGTAGCGTGACGTACGCCAAGTCGGACAAGCCGGTCCTTGTAGGCCACTACGCCACGGAGCAGGAGTATTACACGGGGTCAGACGGAGTTTTTGTGCGGGACGAAGGTGACCCCGGCCTGAGCGTGCTGACCCCTGTGGAACAGGCGACAGACTTTTACCGCTTCGGCCTCAACGACAACTACAAGAACACGAGTCACCTGTACGTCGTCTTCTCGGTGCCGACGAACCTGTCCTCGCAGCTGCGCATCAACCAGCAGACCGTAGGTATGTGGAACGTCACGTGGAGAAACGTCACAGGAGCAGACAACTACGTGGTTGGCTACGTCGACGTTGGGCCACACCAGCTTCCGTTCTCACTGGGAGCACCAGGGGGCCCGGTCTTCAACGCCTTCGTGCATTACGTCACCAGTTGCGAGAGTTGCGCCATGTCTCTGTTCCATGGCTACccaaaggtgtgtgtgtgtgattgtatgtgcgtgtgtgtgtttgtgtgtgtgtgtatttgtcgGTCGGTGAGtgggtgagaaagagaaagagtgcgGAAGAGAAGAAACGTGTGAATATGTGTCCGCGCAAGCGTATGTATGCGTGAGTCCATGTACACGTGTTCTTACACGTTTGATGGTGAGTACTTGGACCtgcagattatatatatatacatttgtttgtttgtttgtttgtttgtttgtttgtttgtttgtttgtttgtttgtttttgtgtgtgtttgtgtgtttgcttgaaTGTGGACATGTGTGTACCTTGTCACAAACTTTATACCTTTAATTTGCTAGCATCATATTTCAGAAAACAACTAGAGGAGATGACTCTTGCAATTAACTAAccgaaaaaagaagaaaaatagacaaaattcattttaaaaaaggatcCCGCAGGTCACAACAGAAATTCGTGTCGTTCGACAACATTATTCTCGAGGGTTTGCTGTCGATGCATTGATCTACCTTCTCTAATTACAAAAGAACAAGCATCCCTGGTAGCAGCAATATCGAAACACTTGGCTCTAATGTCTCAtggctgacctttgacactcgCCAGCCATGCATCCCGCTTCAGAACCTATTTGACTCCACAGTGCAAGTGATCATGCATGACAACTCACTGTGCAAGCAGGAAATGAGAATAACTGAGGCTACAGACGATGAAAAGATTCGATCTTTTCCCAGGCAGGTACGACTAAGGACAGAAGCACCTGCAAATGGTCTCAAAAGAACAAGGACACGTGACTAAGGGCGGGTTgtacacaagaaaaaataaaatatctaaacaaAACCACGATTACTTGTCGAACAAGAAAATCAAGGTCTATGTTTGACTACAGGAATAAGAAGTCATTATAAAGTgcacaataaataacaatgatTGTTTGCGaatctttgttttattatagggaaagagaaggaaggaatatgacgaaataattgttttcagaaataaGATGTAAGTTTTGTGTACAGAAATAAGAATGGCTGTCTGGGAATAAACAGAATGATTTCTGGCAGAAATAACATGtaatatttgtcaacaaaaataagaagcagtTGCTGtctatagaaataaaataaaagatgattaTTCATATGAAAACAGAAGCCACGACTATCTTTATCCAGCAAAATGTGATGAAcacaagaatgtgaaaaaaaagagtgtggGAATAAGCACTTACTGCTTGATGTCGCTGATCCTATGTACTATGTCACTGACATGATTGCCACCAGCTAAATGATCATTCGTACGATTGCCAGTAGGTCATTGACCCTCGAAATGAGGAGGTACAATAACAACCTTAGTGATGTCGCAGGATCTGACACCAGCATCCTATGTGTGTCCTACGTCATCGTCAGCGCCTGGCGACGGCATCGACAACGACTGTGACGGGAAAGCCGATGAAGAGCCATGCTGCGTCAACAGCGATGCGAAAGGTATGAGGTCGTAGAcgcatcatcatccatcatccaccatccatcatccatcatccaccatCCACCATCCACCATCCATCAAAAACACGTTTGATTGTGCCATTGATCGCCATTCACAGAAAAATCCTGGAAAAtctaatttttctctttgtatcAAAGACCAGCACACCATGGTCAACGATACTTGAATCGGTCACAGACGATACACACTACCCGAATCTGGCAATCTCTAAAACTGTTATTACAAAGGTGTACTCTAAAATTTTATGGTTATCAATGTTCCAGAAATGtgtcaatattttacattattcgGCTTTATTGTCCAATCTTCAACAAGCGATTTCCTGCATCATTCCACGATCTGGAAAGGGCGTGGCTTACAGTCTCGTTGACATTGTgcctttcaaaacaaaaacaacaacaataataacaataacaacaatcagCATATTTAGATAGCGCCTTTGTCCAGTATCAGACTCAAAGCGATGTACCTACAGGTGCGCGAGCATGTTcaatatacagaaaaatatacaaaaagttTATTGATAGAGCAGTATAAAAATTTTTATAGACTGccatagaaaaagaaaatagtcgGAAGTTGTGTAGTTATTGAGCCAGTGTTATCATGTGACATACATTTCATTATTATGTGGGTTTTACGTGTGGCATGTGTCATTATACTCTGCAAGTGCTTTGTATGCCAGGGTATTAGTTATGTAATACAAGGCTTATGCTACAACATGCATCTGGCTGtgtgctgaaaatattttcttaagaCCGTCCAGGATACGGTTTGTCCAGAATAAATCGACTCCAGTGTGAGCTAATGAGTCTCGGCATCATTGCGAAACTTTGGCCATTCACATCCACTTAGTATATTTTTCTTAGCCGCCAGCGAGCAGAATCAATCAATGTGACACATTCACAGGTTACCTGTAATGCCGGTCTCAATCACAAATCATATCGGGGAGAAAGAACggaggagagatggagagagtg
The Pomacea canaliculata isolate SZHN2017 linkage group LG2, ASM307304v1, whole genome shotgun sequence genome window above contains:
- the LOC112558256 gene encoding uncharacterized protein LOC112558256, whose protein sequence is MGDRNTYLHLLLFTLLTEASCDPGKHFVVTFPQTYEGANIDTTLYFATVGNESVSVSLATLPSAPYVINKTLILAPDQNLAFPVNSSQAVLPTGTYVTDMSIRIVSTGNITVVVKNKRGSNGDTYSPMPVENLGTDHFVLAYNNTLGVSASFVTVTAVYDDTEVNVTFPSQRPINASVTFVLNGVIYTYSDVINIRLGALQTLQVQALLDLTGTRVISSKPIAVLSGANRTQIFKGTCASHLIEQTPSVSTWGMTFILVPVPNQRMGDLYRFVAKDPQTTITLGTGKQIRLQHPGDFGEYLLLAGSVTYAKSDKPVLVGHYATEQEYYTGSDGVFVRDEGDPGLSVLTPVEQATDFYRFGLNDNYKNTSHLYVVFSVPTNLSSQLRINQQTVGMWNVTWRNVTGADNYVVGYVDVGPHQLPFSLGAPGGPVFNAFVHYVTSCESCAMSLFHGYPKDLTPASYVCPTSSSAPGDGIDNDCDGKADEEPCCVNSDAKDTDGDSYKNEDCRGIAGAHVCCSNQGTQYACQERQVSAMVYQIIDHRRRAEVITKAKTNTQVVCVMTCMSTRACWGINFDPTAREGHWCELLFGHGLGLIFSDGWSFWPLNPRSVYTHL